GGACGCTCGTGATCCGCCTGGAGCACCCGGTCCCCTACCTGCTGCAGAGCGCGGCGGGCACGGCCATGTTCCCCGCGCGCCGGGACGTCGTGGAGAAGTACGGAGACGCCTACGGGACGGACGCGGGCAAGATCGTGGGCTGCGGCCCCTTCATCCTCGAGGAGTGGGTCCACAACAGCTCCCTCGCCTTCGTCAGGAACCCCCTCTACTGGGACGCGGAGAACGTGAAGCTGGACCGCCTCGAGATGAAGATCGTCGCCGAGGAGTCGACCAAGATCGGCGACTTCGAGAACGGGGGGCTGGACCTCACCTCCGTCTACTCCGCGGAGTGGGCGAAGAAGCTGGACGAGAACCCCGCCGGCAAGGGCGGGTACGTCAAGAACATCGTCACCATGCCCGAGACCAAATACGTCTTCTTCAACCAGACGGTCCCGCCCTTCTCCAACAAAAAGGTGCGCCTGGCGTTCAGCCTCGCGCTCGACCGGGAGGAGATTCACAGGGACGTCAGCCTGGGGCTGGAGCCGGCCGCCTGGGGCTGGCTGCCGCCGGCCATGGACCTGGACGGGGAGAACTTCCGCAAGCTGGCGGGGGAGCCCGTCAGGGATCTGGCCGCGGCCCATCCCGACCCCAGGGCGCTCCTGGCCGAGGGACTGAAGGAGCTGGGGATGAGCGGCGCTCCCGAGGAGCTGAAGGTCGTCCTCATGTGCCACAACGCCACCCGGGACTTCGCGGAGTACCTCCAGCAGGCCTACAAGACGAGGCTGGGCGTCGACCTGGAGCTCGACCCCGTGGAGTGGCCCGTCTTCCAGGAGCGCAACCGCAACCTGGACTACCAGATGGGCTACAAATCCTACTACGCGGACTTCAACGATCCCTCCTCCATGATGGACCTGTGGATCACGGGCGCCCGGACCATCCCCACGGGGTGGTCGAACGAGAGGTACGACGCCCTGGTCCGGGAGGCCGGGCGGAGCGCGGACAGGACCCTGAGGGCAAAGAACTATACTGAGGCGGAGCGCATCCTGCTGGAGGAGGGGACGATCGCCCCCTACGCCTATGCCACCGGGTTTGACTACGTCCATCCCTACGTGAAGGGGTACGCCGCCCCCACCTTCACCGCCATGCTCTACAAGACCGTCTCCGTCGAGAGATAGCGCCCGTCCGGACGCGGGACGAAGGAAGGGTTTCGATGACTCGGTACGTCCTCAAAAGGCTGCTCTACTCGCTCGTCGCCCTGTTCGTGGCGATGAGCGCCACGTTCTTCATCATCCACTCCGTGCCGGGCAACCCCATCGAGGCCATGACCGAGAAGCTGCCCGAGTCCCTGCGCCGCCAGACCTTCGAGCGCTACGGGTTCGACAGGCCCCTTTCGGAGCAATACGTGCTCTTCTGGAAGCGGCTGCTGACGGAGGGGGACCTGGGCGAGTCGCTGCGCTACCGGGGGCGGGGCGTCGGGGACATCCTCTCCCGCTACGCCCCCGTGTCCGGGGTGCTGGGCCTGACGGCCATCCTCTGGGGGGCGGGGCTCGGGGTCACACTGGGCGTCGTGGCGGCGCTCCACCGCGGAAGGGCGCTGGACTACGCGGTCATGCTCCTGGCGATCCTGGGGGTGTCCATCCCCAACTTCGTGCTGGCCTCCCTGTTCCAATACTTCCTGGCCGTGCGGCTGGGCTGGTTCCCCGTCACGGGCTGGGGCGGCTTCGCCCACGTCGTGCTCCCCGCCCTGGCCCTGTCCTTCTACTCCACGGCTCAGTACGCCCGCTTCATGCGCGCAAGCTGCCTGGAAGTCCTGAGCCAGGACTACATCCTGGCCGCGCGGGCCCGGGGCATGAGCCGCCTCCGCCTGGTTCGCCGGCACGTGCTGCGCAACGCCATCCTGCCCATCGTGACCCTGCTGGGGCCCCAGATCGCCCTGATGTTCGGCGGGGCCTTCGTGGTGGAGCGCATCTTCTCCGTGCCCGGGCTGGGGTTCTACTTCGTCTCGTCGGTCGGGGACCGGGACTACACCCTGATCATGGGGCAGACGGTCTTTTTGTCGGCCCTCTACATCCTGTCGATGCTGGCCGTGGACGTCCTCTACGGCTTTCTGGACCCCCGAATCCGCTTCGCGCGGGACGGCGGCGGAACCCTATGACGGGGATGCGCGCCGCCGGCTCCGATCGAATGGGGGACCCGGCACGGATCGGGGACTCGGTACGGATGGAGGGGACGGCCCCGACGGACGCGGAGCTCCGTCCGGAGGACTTTCGCTTCGTCGAGCGGCCCGACGAGGCCTCCTTCCTCCTCAGGCCGTCCGTGAGCTACTGGCAGGACGCCTGGCGCCGTCTGAGGCGCAACCGGGCGGCCCTCTTGTCCGTGGCGCTTTTGGCGCTCGTCACGGCGCTCTGCGTCGTGGGGCCGGAGCTGACGCCCTACGGGCACGAGGCGCTGAGCATGACCGAGAAGAACCTGGGGCCCTCCGCGGCCCACTGGTTCGGGACGGACAAGATGGGGCGCGACCTCTTCACTCGCGTCGCCGTGGGGGGGCGGGCCTCGCTGATCATCGCGCTCGCCGGCGCGCTGATCGACATCCTGATGGGCCTACTCTATGGTGGGGTGGCCGCCGGGCTGGGCGGCGCCGTCGACAACGCGATGATGCGCCTGGCGGACGTCCTGTCGAGCATCCCCTACCTGGTCCTGGCGGTACTGGTCTCCCTGATCCTGGGCCGCGGGATGGCGAGCCTGCTGGTCGCGATGACCCTGACGGGCTGGTGCAACATGGCCTATCTGGTCCGGGGGCAGATCCTGCAGATCAAGGAGCAGGAGTTCGTCCTGGCGGCCCGGGCCCTGGGGACCTCGTCGTGGCGGATCCTCTGGAAGCACCTGATCCCCAACATCATGGGCGTCATGATCGTCGCGGTCACCTTCGACATCCCCCTCTTCATCTTCGGGGAGGCCTTCCTGTCCTACATCGGACTGGGCATCCAGCCGCCCATGACCAGCTGGGGCGCGCTGGCCTCGGGCGCGCAGCAGCAGATGCTCTTTTATCCCTGGCAGCTCTTCTTTCCCACGCTCTTCATCAGCCTGACCATGCTCTCCTTCCAGATGCTGGGCGACGGGCTCCGCGACGCGCTGGACCCCCGCGTGAGGGACTGAACTGTGAACGGCGCGGACAAAGGGATTGCGCACGAGAAGATCGCGGGTGGGGGGACCGAGGACGGAAAGATCCTCGAGGTCCGGAACCTGAACGTGCACCTGAACACCCGCGACGGCCGCCTTCACGTCGTTCGGGACGTCTCCTTCGCCCTCGGCTCCGGCGAGACGCTCGTGACGGTCGGGGAGTCGGGCTGCGGAAAGTCCATGACGGCGCGGGCCCTGATGCGCCTTCTGCCGGACGAGGCGGTCGAGGTCCCGGGGAGCTCCCGCATCCTGTACCGGGGGCGGGACCTCCTGAGGCTGACGGAGCGGGAGATGCAGCGCGTCCGAGGCCGGAGCCTGGCGATGGTCTTCCAGGACCCCTCGACCTCGCTGGACCCTACCCTGACGATCGGGGAGCAGGTAGAGGAGACCCTGCTGCTCCACACGAGGCTGCGGGGCCCCGAGAGGCGGCTCCGGGTGCTCGAGATGCTGCACGCCGTGGGGATATCGAGCCCGGAGACGCGCATGAGGCAGTACCCGCACGAGCTCTCGGGCGGGATGCGCCAGCGTGTCATGATCGCCTCGGCCCTGGTCGGGACGCCCCGCGTCCTGATCGCGGACGAGCCCACGACGGCCCTCGACGTCACCACCCAGGCCGACATCCTGGACCTGATCCGGGAGCTCCAGCGGCGCTTCGAGCTCTCGGTGCTGCTGGTCACGCACGACCTGGGCGTCGCATCGGAGGTCGGGGACCGCATCCAGGTGATGTACGCGGGACAGATCCTGGAGAGCGCCCCGAAGCGGGAACTGCTCCTCAGGCCCGCCCACCCCTACACCTGGGCGCTGCTGCGTTCCGTACCGTGTCCGGGGGGCTCGGGCCGCCCGATGCTCTACTCCCTATCCGGGACGCCGCCCGACCTGATCGAGGACCCCGGGGCCCGTCCCGCCTGCCCCTTCGCGCCGCGCTGTGACACCTGCATGGAGATCTGCACCCGCGCCGCGCCGCCGGAGTTTTCGGTGTCCGAGGAGCACCGGGTGCGGTGCTGGCTGCGCCATCCTTTGGCGCCTGACAGGGGAACAGGTCTCCTAAAGTCCCTTATCGGGGGGCCTTGCCCCCCGCACCCCCCAGCAGGGGAACAAGTCCCCCTGCACCCCTACTGACCGTTCTCGTCAGGGGAGCAACGCTCCCCTGACGAGAACGGTAACAGGGATCCAAGGGAGCTTGCTCCCTTGGCGGGGTTCGGGGCAGAGCCCCGAGGAGAACTTCAGGAGAGCTTGTGCCCCTGTGAAGCGAAAGGAGGGAAGCGGCATGGTGCCGACGAAAAAAACGCTGCTGCGCGTGGAGCGCCTCTGCCGGTACTTCCGGCTCCGCGGAGGCCGCATCCTGAGGGCGGTGGACGACGTCAGCTTCGAGGTCGCCCGGGGAGAGACCCTGGGGATCGTCGGGGAGTCCGGGTGCGGCAAGAGCACCCTGGGCCGGACCATCCTGGGGCTTCACCCCGCGACCTCCGGCTCCGTGTTCTTCGACGGGCTCGACGTGCACGCCGCCAGGGGGGCCGAGCGGCTGCACTTCAAGAAGCGGGCGCAGATCGTGCTGCAGAACCCCTACGCCTCCCTGAACCCCCGGATGACCGTCGGGGACATCGTGGCCGAGGGGCTGGACGCCCACCGCCTGTGCCGGGACAAGCGGGAACGCGAGGAGCGGGTCTGCCGCCTTCTCGAGCGGATGGGGCTGAGGCCGGAGTTCCGCTCCCGATACCCCCACGAGTTCTCCGGCGGGCAGTGCCAGCGCATCGGCATCGCCCGGGCCCTGGCCGTGGAGCCGGAGCTGCTGGTCTGCGACGAGCCGATCTCGGCGCTGGACGTCTCCATCCAGGCCCAGATCGTCAACCTCCTCGTGGACCTGCGGCGGGACCTCGGGCTGACGTCGCTCTTCATCGCGCACGACCTGGCCGTGGTGCGCCACATCTCCGACCGCGTCGGAGTCCTGTACCTGGGCGCCCTCGTGGAGCTGGCCGGGACGGCCCAACTCTACGGGGAGCCGCTTCACCCGTACACCCGGGCGCTGCTCTCGTCCATCCCGGACGTCGATCCGGACAACCCCATGAGCGCGCGGAGGGTGCGCCTGAGCGGCGAGGTGGGCAGCCCCGTCGATTTTCAGTGCGGCTGCCGTTTTGCCCCACGCTGCCCGCTGGCCGAGGAACGGTGCCGTCAGTTCCGGCCCGAGCTCGAGGAGGTGTCGCCGGGCCACTTCGTGGCGTGTCATCGCGTCGGGAGGGGCTGAAGGGCGATTTACGAAACGCCTTTTTCGTGACGGGCCTCCCTGATGAAGAACGTAAGCGAAGCCCCGTGGCTTCGGCTTCGACGAGTCAGAGTAACAAAAAAAGCGTTTACACAGAGCTTGAACTTTAGAACACATAACTTACAGCGATTTTCATCCGGTTCCCCTCCCTCGGGAGCTCCGGGTGAAGCGTGCCACGAGTACACCGGTCACCTGAGACAACGTGACAACCATGGCAAACCCAAGGACATAAAAAAGAGGAGGGCCAAAGCCCTCCTCCTTTAAATGATACTTGTGGAACTAGAACGACACCTGCGTACGGAAACGAAGGATGTTGTCGTCGTCCTTCTTGTCCCAATCGACCTTCACGAAGTTCAGGCCGAACTTGACATTGGGATTGTAGATGTACTGCACGCCCAGGCCCCACTCCTTGAAGTCCTCACTGGCATCCTTGTCGAAGTCGTAGTTGTAGTAGAACAGGTGGGTAGCCCACTTCTCGTTCCACTCCTGACCCAGCCCAATACGCCAGTACTTCAGGTCATCGGGAAGAATGACCTCGGATCCTACCTCGCCCTGGGCAAAAACTGCACCCGTCAGCCCAGCCGGAACAACGAACCCTGCATCCATCTGGCCGTACTCCAGCCACACGCTGGTGAACTTCAGGGCCTCCTGCTTCACGTCAAGGACGAGCTTCCACGTGTTGGTACTGTCGAAATCAGCATCGTACCACTTATTACTGGCAGCACTCCACCAATCTCCGTTCACCTGCTGATGGTAGACGATCCCCTTCAGGGCGATGTTGTCGTTAAAATTGAAGCGCAGGCCTCCGAAGACC
This window of the uncultured Fretibacterium sp. genome carries:
- a CDS encoding peptide ABC transporter substrate-binding protein; amino-acid sequence: MKSVTRSSCAAWALSLCLVLSSIFAGASRAGEPRVLRIPIDEEPDSFNVARVSDYYSAMVASQVIEGLTGIVVKDGREVAAPACAESWETSEDGLTWTFRLREMKWSDGKPLRAADFVYGISRVLDPTTASPISGKVRFIKNAGDVLLGRKPLSELGLEAPDDRTLVIRLEHPVPYLLQSAAGTAMFPARRDVVEKYGDAYGTDAGKIVGCGPFILEEWVHNSSLAFVRNPLYWDAENVKLDRLEMKIVAEESTKIGDFENGGLDLTSVYSAEWAKKLDENPAGKGGYVKNIVTMPETKYVFFNQTVPPFSNKKVRLAFSLALDREEIHRDVSLGLEPAAWGWLPPAMDLDGENFRKLAGEPVRDLAAAHPDPRALLAEGLKELGMSGAPEELKVVLMCHNATRDFAEYLQQAYKTRLGVDLELDPVEWPVFQERNRNLDYQMGYKSYYADFNDPSSMMDLWITGARTIPTGWSNERYDALVREAGRSADRTLRAKNYTEAERILLEEGTIAPYAYATGFDYVHPYVKGYAAPTFTAMLYKTVSVER
- a CDS encoding ABC transporter permease translates to MTRYVLKRLLYSLVALFVAMSATFFIIHSVPGNPIEAMTEKLPESLRRQTFERYGFDRPLSEQYVLFWKRLLTEGDLGESLRYRGRGVGDILSRYAPVSGVLGLTAILWGAGLGVTLGVVAALHRGRALDYAVMLLAILGVSIPNFVLASLFQYFLAVRLGWFPVTGWGGFAHVVLPALALSFYSTAQYARFMRASCLEVLSQDYILAARARGMSRLRLVRRHVLRNAILPIVTLLGPQIALMFGGAFVVERIFSVPGLGFYFVSSVGDRDYTLIMGQTVFLSALYILSMLAVDVLYGFLDPRIRFARDGGGTL
- a CDS encoding ABC transporter permease; translation: MTGMRAAGSDRMGDPARIGDSVRMEGTAPTDAELRPEDFRFVERPDEASFLLRPSVSYWQDAWRRLRRNRAALLSVALLALVTALCVVGPELTPYGHEALSMTEKNLGPSAAHWFGTDKMGRDLFTRVAVGGRASLIIALAGALIDILMGLLYGGVAAGLGGAVDNAMMRLADVLSSIPYLVLAVLVSLILGRGMASLLVAMTLTGWCNMAYLVRGQILQIKEQEFVLAARALGTSSWRILWKHLIPNIMGVMIVAVTFDIPLFIFGEAFLSYIGLGIQPPMTSWGALASGAQQQMLFYPWQLFFPTLFISLTMLSFQMLGDGLRDALDPRVRD
- a CDS encoding ABC transporter ATP-binding protein, with product MNGADKGIAHEKIAGGGTEDGKILEVRNLNVHLNTRDGRLHVVRDVSFALGSGETLVTVGESGCGKSMTARALMRLLPDEAVEVPGSSRILYRGRDLLRLTEREMQRVRGRSLAMVFQDPSTSLDPTLTIGEQVEETLLLHTRLRGPERRLRVLEMLHAVGISSPETRMRQYPHELSGGMRQRVMIASALVGTPRVLIADEPTTALDVTTQADILDLIRELQRRFELSVLLVTHDLGVASEVGDRIQVMYAGQILESAPKRELLLRPAHPYTWALLRSVPCPGGSGRPMLYSLSGTPPDLIEDPGARPACPFAPRCDTCMEICTRAAPPEFSVSEEHRVRCWLRHPLAPDRGTGLLKSLIGGPCPPHPPAGEQVPLHPY
- a CDS encoding ATP-binding cassette domain-containing protein, with product MVPTKKTLLRVERLCRYFRLRGGRILRAVDDVSFEVARGETLGIVGESGCGKSTLGRTILGLHPATSGSVFFDGLDVHAARGAERLHFKKRAQIVLQNPYASLNPRMTVGDIVAEGLDAHRLCRDKREREERVCRLLERMGLRPEFRSRYPHEFSGGQCQRIGIARALAVEPELLVCDEPISALDVSIQAQIVNLLVDLRRDLGLTSLFIAHDLAVVRHISDRVGVLYLGALVELAGTAQLYGEPLHPYTRALLSSIPDVDPDNPMSARRVRLSGEVGSPVDFQCGCRFAPRCPLAEERCRQFRPELEEVSPGHFVACHRVGRG